A window of Mus musculus strain C57BL/6J chromosome 3, GRCm38.p6 C57BL/6J genomic DNA:
ATATTGACAATCGAAGGGTGTAACaggactttttgttttttagtcttTCTTTGCCTAAGGTGCTTCAGAAATCCAAGGGTCAGACTAAAGCCCTAGCCTGGCACATATTTAGGGAAGTAAATGTTAGTAGAGAATGGAGCTTACTCCAAATTCTTACTCTTTGCCACTTAGATGCTGTGTGCCCTTGCAGAAGTGATAGTTGTGAATGTCAGGTTCCTACTCTACTATACGAGGCCAATACTAAGATATACCTCATGGGCTTGTGAAGGCTGAATAAAGTAATAAAccaaaagagaggaggagaatgCTGGGTATGCGTTTGTTATTATTATCCAATAAGAATAAagctctgctttaaaaaaaaaaaaaaaacaacttttttttttctaaatcttgGGGAGTTGAACCTTGGACCTCATGCATGTTCACTAAGTACCATaatggaggcctgctcttttctgaggggacaTGAAGAAGCAGTAGATCTGAGGTAGAGAgaaggtgtggggaggggggttttgagaggagggggagaggggaggcttcTGCTCTTGGGATGTATTACATGAGAGAAGAAGAACAACGACAGAAGAATCTTTCCTATCTTACTCATCTGTGCAGAACACTGGTCCCTCTAGACTTTAAACTAAGCTTTAGTCACTAGGCATCAAAGTCATTTTGTTCATCTATTCCTGTCTCAGCTCCTCTGAGTCAGGTTGATGCCACAGCAGAAGTCTCTGAAGCATCCGTGAGTCCTCTGCCCTTTCACCCATGAGCCTCTGATGTATCAGGATGCCCTGTCACCACTAAGGCTTAAAaagtctgatttttttctctctctttaataGGATAGCTCACAGCCAAGACCTCAGGGAGACACATGAGGAATGAGGAAGAGGAATCCTGATCCAGAGATGAATTACTGCCTCCTCCAACCCTTCAAGGTGGCAGAAGGCTATGGTACCAAGTCCAGGAGCCAACGTGCTGGAATTCATCTTGGGTCTCCTACTGAGGAAATGGCTCTACATAAGAATATGGGAGAGGAAAACCCAAAGTGGGCCCATGAGAAACTCGATAGTTAAGCTTCAGGCCTGTTGGGGAATGATGGACAGACCTTTCAGAGCTTCTGAAAGTTGGGGATCACATTTCCTAAAGATACAACAGGAAATTGATTCCAAACAGCAGAAAGAAGTACAGGGAATCATGGAATTGGCCTGGTCTAGCTGTCTTGAGAGGTGTGGGTCGTGGAGTTTTCAGGTTAGGGTCTGTGGCTTCTGGGGCACTATGTGCCTTTCAATTCCTGAGAAACTGAGTCACTCCCTCGGGTAGTGAAACATTCATGCCAACTGTATTCTCTGTATCCCAAAGAAATCAGTGAAGCATATAAGAAGGCTGGACAATTAGTCTTAGACATTAATCTTGTGTGCAATCATTGTATCCTGGCAGTTATAATTCTATTCTTCTTTGTAGCTGCCATTATATTCTGTATCTGATAAGGGTATAAAAAGTCTGATTGCTTGCAATAAACTTGTCTCAACCTTAGGTTTTCGGAGACCCCTTCAACCTGAGCCTGATTTTCATTCCCACTGACCATTTCAGGAGACCCTGGTTTGGTAAATAAGCCCTTTCCAAGTgtactctttaaaaatatacttatttatttttaattgtgtgcacatgtgtatatgtatatgcatgcgtgACTGCAGGTATGCTTGGAGTTCAGAAGAGCACATCAGATCCTCCTgtagctagagttataggcagttgtgacctccctgatgtgggtgctagaaactgatcCTGGGACTTCTGCAAGATCAGTAGACACTCTTGATCAATGAACCATCTCTAGCCCCACAGACACTCTTGACTTCCACCCCTGCCGTACATGGTTATGTGAATCAGGGGAAGAAAGGCAATGTTTCATTGCCAAGTCAGTAGCTTGTAACCCCTGGGGCCTGTGTTGCTTCTATGCTCTGATCCTGTGTGGATTAGAATCTATAAAGTATAtctatcttagtcactgttctattgctgtgaagaggcaccatgaccaaggcaactcataaaagaaagcttttgattcagggcttgcttacagtttcagaggcttagtccattatcatcatcatgaggatGGACATGgggctagagcagtagctgagagttacatcctgatctgtaggcagagagagagagagagagagagagagagagagagagagagagagagagcagagacagagagagagagagagtagagacagacagacagagacagagagagaggctagGCCTGgtgtgagcttctgaaacctcaaagcctcgCCCTAGTGACATATTCCCCTACAAGGCCACGTGtactacaaggccacacctcctaacccttctaaACTTCTCAAAGAGagtcactccctgatgactaagcattcaaatctatgagcctatggcagCCAGTTTTATTCAAAGTACCACCATATCCTTGTGAGCTACCAATTAACActgttaaataaatgaaaactgaTGGAATATTAAACTCTTGGGCAAGGATACAAAAGACTGtcccagaatttttttctttttagttggaAAAACATGTCAGatgtaagtattttattttaatcgatgggaagaagaagaaggagaaggagaagaagaggaggaggaggaggagaagaagatcCTTCTTTATATTTTCAAGGTCTACAACTGATACAATTAGTGAGTAAGGGCTGAGATGAGTCTTCTAGGGACTTCAACCTACACACAGAACCCAAGGCACCGCAGAGAGAATGGATGACTAGTTCGCACTTAAAACTTGGACTTAGAAGGTCCTTGACTCAAATTCCATCTCAAGTTCCTGTTTAATGCTGTTGAAGTCTGGGCAAACACAGCAGGCATGATTATCTATCTTCCCATTTGTACAACACAGATAAGCATTCCTACCTAGCAGGGTTCTTAGTATTAAACAAAGTGATATGATTGAAGGCACTTAGCAGGATAGGTACTCCATAAACCTGCCATTCCTCTTTTCATTTAGAGATAAGGGCAGAGCCTGGAAGCCTGGGGACCCATGGTCAGCCACTGTCTCTCCCAGATCAAAGCCCTGCTTCCCTGACTTCTAGTTTATCTGTGTTTCCACCGGTTTCAGAATGAGAGCTGTAGTGAAGACAGTTAAAACTGTGTTAATTGGTGGTTCCCTGATGCTGGAGGGGATGAAATAAGACAGAGGCATAAAAAGCAGATGCCTCCTAGGCTCACACAAGGTATTTGCCCAACTTTCCAGAGTTTACACAGCCTGAGCACACACCTACCGTGGTAGGGAAGTGGCAGAGTGGTGCCAATATGGGATTATGATCATATCACATCAACCCACAAAGTAAATAATCCTCCTATCCACAAATGAAGTGGGTGTGATGAAGCATGCCCTCCCCCATCTGGGTCTCCTAGGGTCATCCCGTATCTGCTTTTCCAGAAGGTTCAACAGAAATCTTTTTGTTGGAATTCTGAACTTACAGAGATACACATTTggcagagagatgcagagaaattaaagaggatttacaaaagaaatcattagaGGCCTGAATGTTACTCCAGGGTGAGCTTGGCTCTCTGTGGGAATAAGAGTCTAGGCCAGACTTGGTGCCTGACAGTTCCCCAGTGTGGCCAGGAACTAGATGGGGATCTGCTCTGAGTATCTGCTCTGAATATCTGCTCTGTCATCTATGAACTAGCATCAACTAGCAACGTAGCACACACTGAGTGCAAGGCACCTCTAAAGTTTTCTTTTATCTTGGAGGGACCTGCAGGGGATATGCAGTAGTCCTCTTGTTTACAGATggagaggtggaggtggagagatATTGTGACTCACACAGCTTCAATCAACTGCTGAAAAATACTGACTGTTCTGCATCCAGATTATAGCTAACCCCTAGGCTATTCTACCTAACATGTGAGGGGAAAGCGGTTGCTGAAGCTCAGAGTCCTTTGAAAGATTTTAGGCAGATGTTGGCTCCAATCACTCAGAGAGAATATCCTTGCGCAGAACACTTGTGTTTAAACTCCGGTTCTGCTCACTGACTCTCTTAGTCATTGCCTCCCTCTGATCTATGAGTATCAAACTACAGTTGTCTTTCATCTActctgtgtttgctgtctgtgcTCCAACACGTGCTACTTCTTGCCAGCAGGGATGTGAATGGAAGAAGCCATGTtctcgctctctgtctctgtctgtctctgtctctttcgtgctctctctggctctctctgtctctgtctctgtctctgtctctctctctctctctctctctcacacacacacacacatgcatactcaagCACACGTCAACATCCACCCACACGTGTACATGCATATTCATGTTAGTGTGGTGTACCaatatgtgttttttaaaattgacAGTTTAAGAGTGTATCATTATTGCATTATGTGTAAGTAACACCCAGAATTAGAGtttggaatggaaaaaaaaaaagctgtgataAAATGACAGAAACGGAAGATGCATCTACTAGGGAGACTAACAGGAGCCTGCAAAGAaggagttctcaaccttcctagtgctgtgaccctttaatacagctcctcacaTAGTGACCTGAACCATACAAttgtttccattgctacttcataataaCTGTAACTATCTacttttatgaattgtaatgtaagtatctaTGTTTTCCAGTtatcttaggtgacccctatgaGAGGATGGTTTGAACCCCGTAAGGGGTCACTGCTTTAGAACCTTCTGAGTTCCACTCCAATCTTGACTGCTATTGCAAGCGTAAGCAGACCCTTCCCCTGAGGGGACAGTGAGTCAGACCTCGTTTCTTCATCTGCTTACTCTGAACCTTCACTCCAGGCACTGGTGGTCTTCAGACTGTTTTCTCTGTAACCTCCGGTCACATCTATGGAGTCTTCCCTTCCATGTTGGGGAATGGCCGGCCATTCACTCAGTTTGTGGATGATAAGCTGTTttactcttgctttttttttttattcattcattcattcattcattcattcattcatccagtcAGTCAGGTGATGAGCAAATGGTTTAGAGATTCCTTTAATCATGCATATTCCACACCACTGGGACAGTGAGCAAGCAGTGATTCAGTTAAGTAATACTTGCTGAAAAGTCTGATAATATTGTTTGGGTATTTCCTCTATAACTTACTTTAGTAAGTTAGTTATAAAACACATCCAGAGTGAGTGTCATCctaagactttcttttttttttaagatttatttattttagttatatgagtacactgttgctctcttcagacacaccagaagagggaatcaaatccaattacagatggttgtgaaccatcatgtgggtgctgggaattgaactcaggacctctggaagagcagctggtgctcttaaccactgagccatctctccagcccatactaAGACTCTCTAAGAAACCTTtgtagagagtaagagggaagaTACCTACCTCAGTAGGCATATGAGAATCAGTTGTAATAAACAATAGAGAGCACTTACAGGCCTCTGAGTAAACGTTCATACCGTGCGTTATTCTCAGCGGGATTATTAATCACCTTACTTCTAGAGCCACAGATCAGAAAGCCGAGTCCCTTGCTGACCATCTCAGAGGAGGGTGGAACTGGGCTGAGCATCTCAGCTTTCATACTTCAGACCTACCTGGGGAAATTGTCCCTTGAGATTgaaatcacagaaggaaaaaggaagtgcctcgaaggaaggaaggatctgTGTGACAGGTTTTATGGTGGGTGAGTAGGGCAGAAGTCTCCAGCCGCAGCAGAGCTCAAGGGAGAGGGCGGAGCCTGGGCCTGGACCACAAGCTGCGGCACTGTTCTCATTTGCTTCCTCAAATGCTCTGTCTCCCCTCTGCCCCTTCACCACGCACATTTCCCTCCTCCTTTACCTTCCATTCGCCCAGTTCTCCACCTGCTGCTCTCAAACCCACCACCTCATCTTCATGCAGGACGGGTCCCTGGGCCTTAGCCACACCCTCTGACAGGCACTGTGGCACCCAGAGTCCCTTTCAGAGTACTCGATCAAGATCTAATGTCTTCCCAGCCAGACCTCAGTACTCAGAAATCATCCACTCTCCTGTGTGTGCTGATTGGTGCCTCTGCTGCACCTTTAAGGCATGCAGTGAGTGTATTTGTCAAATACAGAGCAGGCTACAGCTGACATTAAAAAGGGAGAGGAAAATATTTAAGGAAAAGATGGGAAATCTTCTAACACGGGGGTCGGGGATGGGGGGGAGACGCACTGCCATTTTGCTCGAGAACACTCTAAGTAGTGCAGATGGAGGAGATGCAGAGGCAGTAGCATATGCTGAAACGCACGGAGAAGCCCTGTGCAGTCCACACGGGTGACCGGGACGATCTTGCATGCATTCTGACAGCCCCGAAATGTGATAGACCTCTGGTAGCTGAGCCTGTAGCCATTCTCCAGGCTCCTTTTGTTTACTGTGTCTGCTGCCTTCATCTAGGAAGAGATACTAGGCCCTGCTATTCACAGGGTCGGGGCACAGCGGAGGGAACACAGCCTTAAAGAgcctggggagggaaggaaggattccACCAGGATGATCCATTTCTGCCTCCACCCTCTTCAAAAGCAAAGGATGCCCATGGCGGGACTTTTGTCAGGAAGTGTCCACCTTTAAAGGAGTTAGAATCATTTTGGACTCTGAACTCTCCTCCCAATTCCCCCACTCCCCACCGTCACCCTCCCTTACTCCCCATCCCCTACACTCAACCCCCTTACCGGCCCCCACCCCAAACCAGGCTCTCTTCCCTCTGCAGAGCTACACAGCATGCCTGGACCATACGCTCTGTGCTTCCTCCTGGATGGGGCAGTACTGAGGGAGGACAAGATGCCCTCTCTGGAGCCACATTGTTTATGTTCCCACTCCCTCACCCTGGGAAGCCCCAAGTTCCCACACtcactgaggcaggaaggtcaccACGGACACCTCATCTGTCTGGGCTGCTGACTAACTACAGATAAGCAGCAGCTGCCGTCTTCAAGTTAGGGTCCCCTCCCAGATTGTCCACCCTGACCCCAGGCAGCATACCCACCCTTGTGGCCCAGAGCCTCCCTTGTGCCCCCAGCTTCAGCTGAACATGGACATGGGATGGCCATGTGGGGACTCTATGCACACTCACTTTTGTAGGAGAAACAAGACATGACCCAGGAATCAAGGGGTCTTGCCTTCTAACAGCCAGCTGCAGAGAGAGCTGCCTCCTTCCTCACCTGGCCTTGCTGAAGGCTTTGTAACTAAGTCTCCACCTCTCCCCAGCATACATTTTCTCACAAAAACTGTGATCATGTTCTGTGAAGATCgacaggtggtgtgtgtgtgtgtgtgtgtgtgtgtgtgtgtgtgtgtgtgtgtgtgtgtgcgtccaTTCTGCAGATGAGTAAACAGACTCAGGATGTTCCAGAGACTTACCCAGATTTGCACAGCTAGTCAGGGGTAAAGGTCGTGTTTTTGCCTGCTGTTCACCGGGGCTTTCCACCATCCCTTGTGTGCACACAAGCAGAGTGGATACAGGTCTCCATTTCTATCTCTGAAAAACCTGTTCTCCTAGCCTTGACCTGTCTTCCACCCACACCTGGGATGCAGTGGGAAACGCTTCAGGCTTTGAGATTTGACTTTCAAATGACTGAACAGTTACACGATTTGGGACTTGATTTCTCAGACTACTGGCTTCCATGTCCGTGAAACAGAGAGAGTGAGTTGCCTAACTTGCAGGATGGTGTAGCGGGTAAGGAGAGCAAGAAGTTATCTACTGTGTTTTTCTACTCTTGGGTAGTTGAAAGCACCTTGCACGAATTGACTCACTGAACTGTCACGACTCCTTGTTATTTCATGTATGCTACCCTGGTCCAGAAAACAAtagcagaaaaggaaagaaactcaTCTCAAGTTACAAGGCAAACAAATGTCAGTCAAGAGCCCAACTTGAGTCTAGGGTTCAGCCTCCCTGCtatgaaaattatatttacaCTCCACACTAAGTGGAGAATTGGAACAGGCTGGGTTTGATTCATAAAGAAAGTAACAAAGGGATTAACAAATCAAAGGCCTCCTGAGAAGTACCCCAGCTTCTTCTGCTGTTGCTGCTAACTTCCTAGTCTTACACTGATTCTTTTAGAAGTCACTCTGGAAACTTCCCAATGTCTAGAGATGTTTAATGGTACTGCTGACCTCTCAGATCATAACATAGATGATGTTCAACACGTCCCAGGGCCCAGGATAGTCCCTCACAAAATGCCAGCATGATGGGGTATAGAAACTGCTTTACTATTTAAAATGGAATCAAGAGGACTTTAATCTTGAAATGCCCCGTGATATCTAAATTTGTCACACAGAATGGAAAATAACACCCTGCATAAAATCTATTGATAAATTAACATTGTTCAAGCTATGTTATTGTGGGCCACTGCTGTTGCCAAGCAGAAGAAATGTGGTCAGATGGAGTAGCAACTTGCGGTAGAATTAGAAAATCAAAGCTATTTTCTCTGTCAAATGATGCTACCAACTCCCAGATTGCTGACATCTTCCAATATGGTGATATAGATCATAAATAAAATCACAGCAATGCCATTTCCTCTCGGCATGCAACTCTGCAATTCCCAACACCTCTTAGTCAAGCGACTCTTGCTTTGTTCTATTTCCTCCTTATGTACACACCAAACCCACGGTAGAAGTCTCACCTTCTTGACTCCTTTCAGAAACTGGTATTTCCAAAACAGCAAAACTTTACTTTGCAAAATAGAGCTCTGCCCAGTAGAACATTCTTGGTGCCTCCTGCACGTCCGAagcttcagtgatgaacagcagaagGTCAAGCTTACTTCCTCTGTAGGAGAACACTGTGGCCCACTGATTTCACATGACACCATTCATTAGCTTGAAGACTCCATCAATAATCCTGCAAGAGTTGAATCACTTTTGCATAGGATGTGATGTAATAATGACCCCCACATCCTACCAACAAACATATTTATCTTCTGTTTATGCCTTGCACATCATAAATTGGTTGCTGTCCTGTCTTACAGCCAGTGAGCCAGAGATGATGGGATGGCATCGTAGCTCCCAGAGGTTCCTGTCAGATTAAGATGTATCCCATATGCTTATATTCTACTGGCCAATGCAAGTCAGTGGCCGTGGTAGCTATCAGTTTCTTCTATGGGCCCCACAAGCTGTGGCAGCTAAAATCCTAAACAGAAGCCGCCATAGCAGTATGCCTTTGCCACGAACTGCTTCAGAGCCAGAGACTTGGCCTTGGATTATTATACATTTAGGAGACTCTCTACGAGATATAGGacaaaaacataaaatggaaaagaGGTGAAAATGTCAGAATCTAATGATGATTTGATAAGAGGCAATGTCGAGGCACAGACAGGGGTTAAGGGTCATGCCTCAGATTCCCCTGGTGGCTGATGAACAATAATGCCAGCAACTAAGCTTTTGACTAGAAGAGGAAAGGAGCTTCACACAGGGAAAGGCTATGCCTATTTTTTTAGGCAACTTGTTGCTGGCTCATACCCTTTGAACTATGCCTTGATTTTGATCTGTTTGAGCAAGTCTTTGCTTCTCAGTCTGCAGAGCCTGTGTCTGGTCTCcgcctgtgtgtgcctgccttTGAGCATCCCTGTTGAAGGAGACAAGAGGCAGCTGTATAGGGAAGGAAGTCTCCAGAAAGATTACTGAGCTAGATCAAAAACCTGGGACCTGAAAGCATTTAAACAGTTACATCAGCTGCTTGGGTTGTGTTATTGATTATTTACTGTGTTAGGGActgtgaacatttttattttattttattttccacttaATTCTCACAGTGGCCCTATATGCTTGTTGATATCATTTAGCCTTATTTGGTAGCTAAGGAAATGAAGCCTTGagaaactttaaaattcaaaataaaagccAGTCTAAGTCTCCCAAATAAGAAGTTGCATAAATGATCTGTATTGGTTCCTTTTCTGTTACCACTATAAAATATCAACCACCCAAAGCAACCTGCAAAGAGTTTATTTGTGCTTATGGCACCACGGAGAGAGTCCATAATGGCCGAGAGCCACGGCAGCAGGCAGCCAGAGCAAGAAGAGATCACAGCAAGATTCAGAGGATGAACTGAAAGTGAGACAATTCTCAAAGCTGGTGGTGTCCGGTGACATAATCCTTCCAGCGAAGCTGCACCATCTCCCCAGGCAGCGCCACCAGCGGAAGGGCTAAGTGTTCAAATACCTGAACCTATGAGAGAcatctctcattcaaaccaccacaggagctgagggggtttggggtgtgtgtgtgtgtgtgtgtgtgtgtgtgtgtgtgtgtgtgtgtgtgtgtgtagctgcccTAATAATGACCTCCTAAAACAGAGCAGGGAACTGGCCTTGATGTACTGAGGTTAACACTATGTCCATGCAGCGCAAGTCTCCCCTCACCTCTGCTCCGGTAGAAGAGCTGCAACCCGGCCAGTGTTTTCAGAATGTGGCTATGTCACCTAATTCAAACCTACACTAATGTAAGAGATATATGGTGTTATTATTGCTGTTTTATAGGCAAGAGGTCTAGAAGCACAGTTAGATGTTAGCGTTTCATTAAAGTGACAGATTTTAAAACTTGCAAGAACTAGAAGCTGAGAGTTGTTGAGGTCCACTCTGTCCTGTTCACCAGTGTGCCAATCCGCACAACCAAACTGAGATTGGTTAATCTGCGCAGACTGGTGCTGCCCACGTTGTGGAGAGGGCTGGCCTGACCCAGAAGGGGCCCCCCATTATTCATAACTGAAAACAGATGAGGACAAGGCATGAcatcacacatctttaatcttagcacttgaagacagaggcagggggatcactttGAGTGAGCTCTAGGCCGACATAGTAAgaatctatctcaaaacaaacaaataacatgaaataaaaataaatataaaagaaaacggAAACGGAAACGGTTTTCTGCCAGAATGTCATCAAACCTTTCTTGCAGTCTTAAGTGTGAAATGTCCTCTGAATTAGTCATCAGCTATGGAGGCCGTGCAGCCTTCGGGCAATGAGGCTAACTGAAGGTGGTCACTGGGGTTGTACTTGAAGGAGTCGTTGGGACTCTggcccctcttttctctcttcttggcATCTTGCCAATCAAGGGTAAGCAGCTTTCTTTTGCCAGGAGCTCCCACCAAAAGGAACTCTCACTACAGGCCTAGCAGCAGCCCCACCAGGTGAATGAAGACAGAAGTCAAGAGACAAAATAATGCTTTTCCTCCTTTAGTTAATTTGCCTCAACGGAAAGCAAACAGCCCTGGGGGCTCTAGCTGAGGATGCGAACTTTAGCCGCCTAACCTGGAAGCTCAGCGGTGTTCTGCAAGACAGAGGTAGTCAGCTGTCAGTTATGTAACCAGCAACAGGAATGCCCAAGTCGATTCTCGctctccaggaagctggagtacCAAAAGCACCAGGCTCACCCTGGAAATTTCACTTGAGAAATTCTCAATTTCCTCTTCAGATGACAGCCCTGCATTTACATGTGGTCTAGCCCAGAGCCATTACTTCTGGAGAGACGACCAGGAGCAGTGTGGGAAGGCCAGTGCTCACTCCAGACCTGAAGCCTTGGCTCAGCCACCTACTGTGTACCAACACCCAAGGGGTGCCTTCGGTGCCACCCAAGAGGTCACACTGTGCGTTTCCTTCCTTCCAACGACAGCTCTTTTTATCCGGTACTATTAGCACTCCTGAGGGCAGTCAGTGCCTGGGAAGGGATGCACCAAGCAGAAAGAAGTTTCCGGAGAGTTTCCGACTCTGGACTGCTTTGGCCTTCAGAGAGAAGATTTGGAGATAGTATGCCTTGTAATTCTTGCCAAAATGCAATGATAAGGGTGCTGTTTTATCATCAGTTCACAACTGAGAGACGTGCTAAAGGCCAAAGAAGTCGACGACAAAGCCAAGTTGTAAAGTGGGCTTTTGGTCACTCTGCTACTAAGTACTGTTTCTGATTCTCCAGCCACCAGCAACGCGGGCAGAGGAACAGGGATTGTGTTCCCAAGAGGAAGTAGAATCCCTGGTGCCACAGTGATGGAGCATGAGACAGCTGAGGGCAGGAGAGTGACCCCCCCACCTACACCTTGCCCCTTCCCCAcacccaacccctcccccacccttcaCCCCGTGCCTGTGGTGGTTTTCTCATTCCTTTGGCTTTTGAGATAGTGTAGTCATACTCTGTAGCGGTCCTGAAACACTCTATGTAGTCTTGtttggtctcaaattcacagcaaCCTTCCTGCTTTGGCCTCTTGAATACAGAGATTAGGTACAAGCCATGGGGTGCCCAGCTAGGAGATCTTTTAAGTTGGTCCTTTGAAACAGAGACTGTTGGGGGTTGGTgtggtgctgctatgtattcagaTGCTAAATACTGCCCCCCCCATCTAgttgccccccccgccccccccccagggcAGATCCTCACACaaaccaagtgatgctatgtaaacctAGTGCCCCAATTTTaagctattggttaaataaaactgGCTACAGTCAATTACTGAAGTATAGGGTAGGTAGAGTTTCCATTACTGGTTGGGGGATGGAGGGTGAGAGGTGAAGGGTAGGGGGATGGTCACATGCCCTAGGGGTAATCTCTCAGTAACTGTACAAGAGCTGATTAAATAAATCCACAGGCCCCTGCTTTTATATGTATTCATCTCTTCTTctataagcatttttttttaaatccatcccTTCACTGATGGATCCCAGATACCTGGAACCATGTCTACTTCTTGGGTGGTGGTGCTCAGCACATAGGAACTCAGCAGAGTTGGGCACAGCCTCATGAAGGACACAGGGTTTATTAAGTCAGGTGCATCCAGGTGACAGGAAGTGGCTGACA
This region includes:
- the Gm5544 gene encoding uncharacterized protein LOC433632: MVPSPGANVLEFILGLLLRKWLYIRIWERKTQSGPMRNSIVKLQACWGMMDRPFRASESWGSHFLKIQQEIDSKQQKEVQGIMELAWSSCLERCGSWSFQVRVCGFWGTMCLSIPEKLSHSLG